Proteins from a genomic interval of Halomonas alkaliantarctica:
- a CDS encoding 3'-5' exonuclease translates to MFGIRPRQKITQADWKGYMAQRAQQAKNPAIQQFFATPLPDPETPIADVPMVALDMETTGLDERRHGIVSIGVVPFTLSRIKLAERRYWVVKPPRPLDEASIAYHHITHSEIAQSPDLDVILDELLAQLAGRLVVVHFRNIERPFLNAAIKARRGEGVLFPMIDTMSLEARMHRQTLWARFRRWLGRPPVSIRMHASRERYGLPPYQGHHALVDALATAELLQAQIATHYRPETPLKDIWC, encoded by the coding sequence ATGTTCGGTATACGCCCACGTCAGAAAATTACCCAGGCTGACTGGAAGGGCTATATGGCCCAGCGAGCTCAGCAGGCGAAAAATCCTGCCATCCAGCAATTTTTTGCTACACCGTTGCCTGACCCTGAAACACCGATTGCCGATGTACCGATGGTGGCGCTGGATATGGAAACCACCGGGCTGGATGAGCGGCGTCATGGAATTGTCAGCATTGGCGTGGTGCCGTTCACGTTAAGCCGTATCAAGTTGGCCGAGCGACGCTATTGGGTCGTCAAGCCGCCAAGGCCGTTGGATGAAGCCTCGATTGCTTACCATCATATTACCCACTCGGAGATCGCCCAGTCGCCGGACTTAGATGTAATACTGGACGAACTCCTGGCCCAGCTAGCTGGTCGCCTAGTGGTGGTTCATTTTCGCAATATTGAACGCCCCTTTTTGAATGCAGCGATAAAAGCCCGACGTGGGGAAGGGGTGCTATTTCCGATGATTGATACCATGTCGCTAGAAGCGCGGATGCACCGCCAAACCTTATGGGCGCGGTTCCGCCGCTGGCTGGGCCGCCCACCGGTTTCCATCCGGATGCATGCGAGTCGTGAGCGCTATGGTTTGCCCCCTTATCAAGGGCATCATGCCCTGGTGGATGCGTTGGCAACCGCAGAGCTATTGCAGGCGCAAATAGCAACCCATTATCGACCTGAAACGCCATTGAAAGATATTTGGTGTTGA
- the mtgA gene encoding monofunctional biosynthetic peptidoglycan transglycosylase translates to MLNRSLRRFMRLLWRIVWRGVLAFVLLSVALVLLFRVVPPPGSMVMVERKIQSWVHSEPIRIQREWRGWDSLSVNAKLAVIAAEDQRFPHHSGFDLVELRRALQASRDGGRLRGASTLSQQTAKNVFLWTGRSWTRKGLEAWFTLLIEILWSKQRILEVYLNVAEWDRGVFGLEAAAQHYFGVSSSSLTERQASLLAAILPSPLTRSAARPDAQVERRSQWIRQQMRNLGGTDYLQHL, encoded by the coding sequence ATGCTCAATCGCTCGCTGCGCCGTTTTATGCGTCTGCTCTGGCGGATTGTTTGGCGCGGCGTTTTAGCGTTTGTGCTGCTGTCGGTCGCGCTGGTCTTGCTGTTTAGGGTCGTTCCTCCGCCGGGGTCGATGGTGATGGTCGAGCGCAAAATACAGAGTTGGGTCCACAGCGAGCCGATTCGTATACAGCGTGAGTGGCGCGGCTGGGATTCGCTCTCGGTAAACGCCAAGCTGGCAGTGATCGCCGCGGAGGATCAGCGCTTTCCGCACCACAGCGGGTTTGACCTGGTTGAATTGCGCCGCGCATTGCAGGCCAGCCGAGACGGGGGACGGTTGCGCGGTGCTAGCACCTTGAGCCAGCAAACGGCTAAAAACGTTTTTCTGTGGACAGGTCGCAGTTGGACGCGCAAGGGGCTAGAGGCGTGGTTTACGCTACTGATCGAGATACTCTGGAGCAAGCAGCGGATTTTGGAGGTCTATCTCAATGTCGCCGAGTGGGATCGCGGTGTATTTGGGCTAGAGGCCGCTGCTCAACACTATTTTGGCGTCTCTTCGAGTTCGTTAACAGAACGCCAGGCGAGTCTTCTTGCGGCTATTTTGCCCAGCCCGCTGACGCGCAGCGCCGCACGCCCCGATGCCCAGGTTGAACGGCGAAGCCAGTGGATTCGCCAGCAGATGCGTAACTTAGGCGGGACTGATTATTTGCAGCATCTATAG
- a CDS encoding DUF294 nucleotidyltransferase-like domain-containing protein — protein MDVELLEIRQHMGRFPPFDGLSDDLLDAIAEQVEVSYFKTGSSILALNEMLNDLCYIRSGAVEVYRSQGELYNRLGEGDIFGHFSLLRNHKVRFPAQAIEDTLIYFIPKAVFLRLCEEDEHFADFVELERPRLESAAEQQKKSNDMMVTRIRKLLTRYPVMVETSTSVQHAAQQMSEAQASALLVIKEGSDNPRYSFKDSEGQTWQMCGILTDSDFRTRVVAEGLSPQTAVGEVVSSRLITIQSDASVYEAMLTMLRSNVHHLPVLYRQRPVGVVHLSDIIRYETHSGLYLVSNIFHQSSAQGLARLAPDVSAAFVRMVQEGANSQMVGSALSTIGRSFTRRLLEMAEAELGPPPVPYCFMVNGSMARNEQSIVTDQDNALILSDEFIPEQHDDYFHALAKIVSDGLDACGYTYCKGDVMATNTQWRQPLSVWKGYFQDWMANPTPERLLHSSIFFDLDSCYGEDLYVETLQDLIADTAPKSPLFLAAMARNALNRTPPLGFFRTFVMEQDGKHNNSINLKRRGTAPMVDLVRIHALACGSKAQNSFQRLNDISKTQLLATGMSEKLSYAFEFLCMSRIRHQMIDLQEDRLPDNNIEPENVADSERHTLKDAFQVLSNAQKFLKFRYPMPAQRQGR, from the coding sequence ATGGATGTCGAACTGTTAGAAATACGCCAACATATGGGACGTTTTCCCCCTTTTGATGGGCTGTCGGATGACCTGCTTGATGCCATTGCTGAACAGGTGGAAGTGAGCTACTTCAAAACCGGCAGCAGCATATTGGCGCTCAACGAGATGCTCAATGATCTTTGCTATATCCGCAGTGGCGCCGTGGAAGTTTATCGTAGCCAGGGAGAGCTGTATAACCGCTTGGGTGAGGGCGATATTTTTGGTCACTTTAGCTTGCTGCGTAACCATAAAGTGCGTTTTCCCGCTCAGGCGATTGAAGATACCCTGATCTACTTTATTCCCAAGGCGGTCTTCCTTCGGCTGTGTGAGGAGGATGAGCACTTTGCTGATTTCGTAGAGCTGGAACGACCGCGTCTTGAGAGCGCTGCCGAGCAGCAGAAGAAGTCCAACGATATGATGGTCACCCGGATACGCAAACTGCTGACCCGCTATCCGGTAATGGTGGAAACGTCTACCAGCGTTCAGCACGCCGCGCAGCAGATGAGCGAAGCGCAAGCATCCGCACTGCTGGTAATAAAAGAGGGAAGTGATAACCCACGCTACAGTTTCAAAGATAGTGAAGGCCAGACTTGGCAGATGTGCGGGATTTTAACCGACAGCGATTTTCGTACCCGCGTGGTGGCCGAGGGGCTATCGCCGCAAACCGCGGTCGGTGAGGTGGTTTCCTCAAGGCTAATCACCATTCAATCAGACGCCTCTGTTTATGAGGCCATGCTGACGATGCTGCGCAGTAACGTACATCACCTCCCTGTCTTGTATCGTCAACGCCCGGTGGGCGTGGTGCACCTTTCGGATATTATCCGCTACGAGACCCATAGCGGCCTCTACCTGGTCAGCAATATTTTTCATCAGTCCAGCGCCCAGGGGCTGGCACGCTTGGCGCCGGATGTGAGCGCGGCATTTGTGCGCATGGTGCAAGAGGGGGCTAACTCGCAAATGGTGGGTAGCGCCCTTTCCACGATCGGACGCAGCTTTACTCGGCGGTTGCTGGAAATGGCTGAAGCAGAACTTGGCCCCCCGCCGGTGCCTTACTGCTTTATGGTAAATGGTTCTATGGCACGCAATGAGCAGAGCATTGTTACTGACCAGGATAATGCGCTGATCCTCTCCGATGAGTTTATTCCAGAGCAGCATGATGACTATTTTCACGCCCTGGCAAAAATTGTTAGCGATGGTTTAGATGCCTGCGGCTACACCTACTGCAAAGGCGATGTTATGGCGACCAACACGCAATGGCGTCAGCCACTCAGCGTTTGGAAGGGGTATTTTCAGGATTGGATGGCCAACCCTACGCCGGAACGGTTGCTGCATAGCTCGATTTTCTTTGATCTTGACAGTTGCTACGGCGAAGACCTCTATGTGGAAACGTTGCAAGATTTGATTGCCGATACAGCGCCAAAATCACCGCTGTTTTTAGCCGCCATGGCTCGCAATGCCTTAAACCGTACCCCGCCGCTGGGGTTTTTCCGTACTTTTGTGATGGAGCAAGATGGTAAGCACAACAACTCCATCAACTTGAAGCGTCGCGGTACCGCACCGATGGTGGATTTGGTGCGGATTCACGCCTTGGCTTGCGGCTCCAAGGCACAGAACTCTTTTCAGCGCTTGAATGACATCAGCAAGACCCAGTTATTGGCAACCGGCATGAGCGAAAAGCTAAGCTACGCATTTGAGTTTTTATGCATGTCGCGGATTCGTCATCAAATGATTGATCTGCAAGAGGATCGCCTGCCGGATAACAATATCGAGCCGGAAAACGTTGCTGATAGCGAACGCCACACCCTGAAAGACGCTTTCCAGGTTCTAAGCAACGCGCAAAAATTTCTCAAATTCCGCTACCCCATGCCCGCCCAGCGGCAGGGGCGTTAA
- a CDS encoding glycine betaine ABC transporter substrate-binding protein has protein sequence MKQRTLNLRIRLASLALLAGAGVAVGSAAQAEEEKGTVNLAYVEWSSEVASTNVVAAVLEQAGYDVDLTSLSAAAMFQALSTGDADAIVAAWLPTTHADYMERLGDSIEDLGPNLDGTKLGLVVPAYTDVDSIADLNDNADSFNGEIIGIDPGAGLMALTEEVVDTYDLELDLRSGSGATMTAALSSAINNEEDVVVTGWTPHWMFARFDIKYLEDPKNVYGGAEQIHTAVRQGLEDDMPEAYAILDAFEWTPEQMGEVMLMNQEDGSDPYENAKQWVEDNQDIVAEWLDS, from the coding sequence ATGAAACAACGCACACTGAACCTCCGTATCCGTCTTGCTTCACTGGCACTGTTAGCGGGTGCCGGTGTTGCCGTCGGCAGCGCGGCGCAGGCCGAAGAAGAGAAAGGCACGGTTAACCTGGCCTACGTAGAGTGGTCTTCCGAAGTCGCTTCAACTAACGTCGTTGCTGCAGTGCTTGAGCAAGCGGGCTACGATGTCGACCTGACGTCACTCTCAGCGGCTGCCATGTTCCAGGCGCTCTCCACTGGCGATGCGGATGCCATTGTTGCGGCCTGGTTGCCGACTACTCACGCTGATTACATGGAGCGCCTGGGCGATAGTATTGAAGACCTTGGCCCCAACCTGGACGGCACCAAGCTGGGCCTTGTGGTTCCGGCATACACCGATGTCGATTCGATTGCTGACCTTAACGATAACGCCGACAGCTTTAATGGCGAGATCATCGGTATTGACCCCGGTGCAGGCCTAATGGCCCTCACTGAAGAGGTTGTGGATACCTATGACCTTGAACTGGATCTGCGTAGCGGCAGCGGCGCGACCATGACCGCAGCTCTATCCAGCGCGATTAATAACGAAGAAGATGTCGTTGTTACCGGTTGGACGCCCCACTGGATGTTTGCCCGCTTTGACATCAAATATCTAGAAGATCCTAAAAACGTCTATGGCGGCGCGGAGCAGATCCATACAGCGGTTCGTCAAGGCCTGGAAGATGACATGCCGGAAGCCTATGCTATTCTCGACGCTTTCGAGTGGACGCCTGAGCAGATGGGCGAAGTCATGCTAATGAACCAGGAAGATGGCAGCGACCCCTACGAGAATGCGAAGCAGTGGGTTGAAGATAACCAGGACATCGTCGCAGAGTGGCTCGATAGCTAA
- the fghA gene encoding S-formylglutathione hydrolase has product MSMSETLELVSANRSFGGWHKRYRHYSRALDCDMIFAVYLPPQAENERVPLLWWLSGLTCNDENFMQKAGAHRIAAELGVAIVCPDTSPRGTDLPGEHESFDLGSGAGFYVNATESPWKAHYRMYDYVIEELPSVVRQHFPVNGRESISGHSMGGHGALILALRHPGRFRSVSAFSPVVNPMNCPWGQQAFNAYLGDDQARWRQYDACELVANGASRQRLFIDQGEADQFLEEQLQPERLEAVCEEHDHPLTLRRQPGYDHSYFFIASFIEDHLRYHADHLMKR; this is encoded by the coding sequence ATGAGCATGAGTGAAACTTTAGAACTGGTGTCCGCCAACCGTAGTTTCGGTGGCTGGCATAAGCGCTACCGCCACTACTCCCGCGCGTTGGATTGCGACATGATCTTCGCCGTTTACTTGCCACCTCAGGCAGAAAACGAGCGCGTGCCGTTGCTTTGGTGGCTCTCGGGGCTGACCTGTAATGACGAAAATTTCATGCAGAAGGCGGGTGCGCACCGTATTGCCGCAGAGCTGGGCGTGGCGATTGTTTGCCCTGACACCAGCCCACGGGGTACCGATTTACCCGGCGAGCATGAAAGCTTTGATTTAGGCTCTGGGGCTGGGTTTTACGTGAATGCCACCGAGTCACCCTGGAAGGCCCACTATCGCATGTACGATTATGTGATTGAGGAACTGCCTTCTGTGGTGCGTCAGCACTTCCCGGTCAATGGGCGCGAATCCATTAGCGGGCACTCGATGGGTGGGCATGGGGCATTGATCCTGGCGCTGCGTCACCCGGGGCGTTTCCGTTCGGTATCGGCCTTTTCTCCGGTGGTCAACCCGATGAACTGCCCCTGGGGGCAGCAGGCGTTTAACGCCTATTTGGGTGATGATCAGGCACGCTGGCGCCAGTACGATGCCTGCGAGCTGGTGGCCAACGGCGCATCACGCCAACGCCTCTTTATCGACCAGGGTGAAGCGGATCAATTTCTGGAGGAGCAGCTTCAGCCAGAGCGTTTAGAAGCCGTGTGCGAAGAGCACGATCATCCGTTAACGCTACGTCGCCAGCCGGGCTACGATCACAGTTACTTCTTCATTGCCTCGTTCATTGAGGATCATCTGCGCTATCATGCAGATCACCTCATGAAGCGTTAA
- a CDS encoding EAL domain-containing protein, producing the protein MAFQPIVNVSQRQIISYEALVRGPSGESAFSILGQVTDELMYRFDQACRIKAIELASELGMRERLSINFLPNAVYEPQACIQATLETAHRVGWPTERLNFEITETERVNDRMHMRTIIESYREMGFTTSLDDFGNGYANLDLLTDLRPDTLKIDRDLVMGCDSDKRRKAILRSLVALAETLGTQLIAEGIETREESRCLLELGIPMQQGYYFSYPNLEALAEIDNAKYD; encoded by the coding sequence ATGGCATTTCAACCGATCGTCAATGTCAGTCAGCGGCAAATTATTTCCTACGAGGCATTAGTACGCGGCCCGAGCGGTGAATCTGCTTTTTCAATACTCGGGCAAGTGACCGATGAGTTGATGTACCGCTTTGACCAGGCATGCCGTATTAAAGCCATTGAGCTAGCTAGCGAACTGGGCATGCGGGAACGGCTCTCTATTAACTTTCTGCCTAATGCGGTTTATGAGCCTCAAGCATGCATCCAAGCCACCCTGGAAACAGCGCACCGAGTTGGCTGGCCCACCGAGCGGCTCAATTTCGAAATTACCGAAACTGAGCGGGTCAATGACCGTATGCATATGCGTACGATTATTGAGAGCTACCGCGAAATGGGCTTTACCACCTCGCTGGATGACTTTGGTAACGGTTATGCTAATCTCGATCTATTGACCGATCTGCGGCCCGATACGTTGAAAATTGACCGTGATCTGGTAATGGGGTGCGATAGCGACAAGCGCCGCAAAGCCATCCTACGTAGCCTGGTGGCACTAGCAGAAACATTGGGGACACAGCTAATTGCAGAGGGCATTGAAACCCGCGAGGAGTCCCGCTGCTTGCTGGAATTAGGTATTCCCATGCAGCAGGGCTATTACTTCTCCTATCCCAATCTAGAAGCACTGGCGGAAATTGACAACGCCAAATACGACTAG
- a CDS encoding BCCT family transporter — MDKTPKNEPDEPVSEGIPAPDGPANLIDTDYVIGQDNITTNAMGLNLDLHGKVFSISAVMVLLFVVLTLALQDTIAPIYDAIFGFLTGNLAWFFILAANIFVILCIGLIFSPLGKIRIGGADAKPDFTYMGWFSMLFAAGMGIGLMFFGVNEPLTHFGTSFDGGSWAPLAGAEGDAAGAEALAMAATIFHWGLHPWAIYAVVALSLALFSFNKGLPLSMRSVFYPLLGERVWGWPGHVIDILAVFATLFGLATSLGLGATQAAAGLTYLFGAPESDITMILLIIGITMIAIGSIVAGVDKGVQLLSKINIILAAMLLFFVIAVGPTLMIATGFFENLWNYAVHLPALSNPFGREDANFSQGWTAFYWAWWISWSPYVGMFIARVSRGRTVREFLVSVMLVPSTVSVLWMTTFGGTAIDQYVSQGIEAVRDAGVDLQLFIMLEQLPLSQITSFVAIVLVIVFFVTSSDSGSLVIDSITAGGKVDAPTPQRVFWAIIEGAIAIALLLGGGLTALQTMAVSTGFPFTIILLVACYAIIKGLMSEPKAV, encoded by the coding sequence ATGGACAAAACACCGAAAAATGAGCCTGATGAGCCGGTCTCTGAGGGGATACCCGCCCCAGATGGCCCGGCTAACCTGATCGATACCGATTATGTTATCGGCCAAGACAACATCACCACGAATGCCATGGGACTTAACCTTGACCTGCACGGCAAGGTATTTAGCATTTCGGCGGTTATGGTGTTGTTGTTTGTAGTACTGACGCTGGCACTGCAAGACACCATCGCCCCAATTTATGATGCTATTTTCGGTTTCTTGACCGGGAATTTGGCATGGTTCTTTATTTTAGCGGCGAATATATTCGTCATCTTGTGTATTGGCCTGATCTTCTCTCCTTTAGGTAAAATCCGCATTGGTGGCGCCGATGCCAAGCCTGATTTTACCTATATGGGTTGGTTTTCAATGCTGTTTGCCGCAGGCATGGGGATTGGCCTGATGTTCTTCGGCGTTAACGAACCGCTGACGCACTTTGGCACTTCATTTGACGGTGGCAGCTGGGCGCCGCTTGCAGGTGCGGAAGGTGATGCCGCCGGTGCTGAAGCATTAGCTATGGCCGCAACCATCTTCCACTGGGGCCTGCACCCCTGGGCGATTTACGCTGTGGTCGCGCTTTCACTGGCGCTGTTCTCTTTCAATAAGGGCCTACCGCTATCCATGCGTTCAGTGTTCTACCCCCTTTTGGGTGAGCGCGTATGGGGCTGGCCAGGCCACGTAATTGATATTTTGGCAGTGTTTGCCACTTTATTTGGCCTGGCTACATCCCTTGGTTTAGGGGCAACCCAAGCAGCAGCAGGCCTCACTTATCTGTTTGGTGCGCCAGAAAGTGATATCACCATGATCCTGTTGATCATCGGTATTACGATGATCGCCATCGGCTCAATCGTGGCAGGCGTTGATAAGGGCGTACAGCTGCTCTCCAAAATCAATATTATTCTTGCGGCAATGCTACTTTTCTTTGTAATTGCTGTTGGCCCCACCCTGATGATTGCCACGGGCTTCTTTGAAAACCTTTGGAACTATGCGGTTCATCTGCCTGCGTTATCGAATCCTTTTGGTCGTGAAGACGCCAACTTCAGCCAGGGCTGGACAGCCTTCTACTGGGCCTGGTGGATCTCCTGGTCTCCGTATGTTGGTATGTTTATCGCGCGTGTATCTCGCGGCCGTACAGTGCGAGAATTTCTGGTCTCGGTGATGCTGGTGCCATCCACAGTATCAGTACTCTGGATGACCACGTTTGGTGGCACAGCCATTGATCAGTACGTCAGCCAAGGCATTGAGGCCGTTCGGGATGCAGGCGTTGATCTGCAGCTATTCATAATGCTCGAACAGCTACCGTTATCACAAATCACCTCATTCGTGGCCATTGTGCTAGTCATCGTGTTCTTCGTGACGTCGTCTGACTCTGGCTCACTGGTGATTGATTCCATCACCGCTGGCGGTAAGGTCGATGCACCGACGCCACAGCGCGTTTTCTGGGCGATTATCGAAGGCGCGATTGCCATTGCGCTACTGCTAGGCGGTGGCCTGACAGCGCTGCAAACCATGGCGGTTTCTACCGGCTTCCCGTTCACCATCATTCTGCTAGTGGCCTGCTATGCCATTATCAAGGGGTTGATGAGCGAACCTAAAGCCGTCTAG
- a CDS encoding DUF4168 domain-containing protein, giving the protein MQRMTALFSAVLLATGLMTATAHAQEEQQGAAQDPMATQQAPAQDFSDDQLQQFADASQEIAVISQEYTQRLQEAEDESAQQEVRTEANDRMIEVVEDSGLDVDTFNAIGQSIQQDPEMMQRVQEMASQS; this is encoded by the coding sequence ATGCAACGTATGACTGCTCTGTTCTCCGCTGTCCTGCTCGCGACCGGTCTGATGACGGCGACTGCCCACGCCCAAGAAGAGCAACAAGGTGCAGCACAAGATCCAATGGCAACCCAGCAAGCACCTGCCCAGGATTTTTCTGACGACCAGCTACAGCAGTTTGCCGATGCTTCTCAAGAAATTGCGGTTATTTCTCAGGAATATACCCAGCGTCTGCAGGAAGCGGAAGATGAATCAGCGCAACAGGAAGTGCGCACTGAAGCTAACGATCGCATGATCGAAGTGGTCGAAGACAGCGGCCTTGATGTTGATACCTTCAACGCTATTGGTCAATCCATTCAGCAAGATCCAGAAATGATGCAGCGTGTGCAGGAAATGGCTAGCCAATCTTAA
- a CDS encoding universal stress protein, translated as MFNNIMVPVDLAHLEALEPALSVVADLAKKYDAHITYVGVTANTPTSVARTPQEYEQKLEAFAQERHKVHGQPVSSKVYSSTDPVANVDTLLEKAIDEVGADLVMMATHLPRHLDIVMPSHGGKIATHTNASVFLIRLAQ; from the coding sequence ATGTTTAATAACATTATGGTGCCGGTAGACCTTGCCCACCTTGAAGCACTTGAACCCGCGTTAAGCGTTGTAGCCGACCTAGCCAAAAAATACGACGCCCATATCACCTATGTCGGCGTCACGGCCAATACACCCACAAGCGTTGCCCGCACTCCCCAGGAGTATGAGCAAAAGCTCGAGGCTTTTGCGCAAGAGCGACATAAGGTTCATGGCCAACCAGTAAGCAGCAAGGTATATAGCTCAACAGACCCTGTGGCGAATGTCGACACACTACTTGAGAAAGCTATTGACGAAGTAGGGGCTGACTTAGTAATGATGGCCACTCACCTGCCGCGGCATTTGGATATTGTCATGCCTTCGCATGGTGGCAAAATAGCAACCCACACAAACGCCTCTGTCTTCTTAATTCGTCTGGCTCAATAA
- a CDS encoding ABC transporter permease, whose product MDIPRIPLGDWIESGLTWLTSEYSGVTRGISRFTQTGIDVLNDGLMWLPAWALLGLIALLCWKLAGIRLAIGAAAGLALIWNLDLWDPMIETLTLVVFATMVAVVIALPVGIAAALSNRLYRVIMPILDFMQTMPAFVYLIPAIPFFGIGSVSAIFATVIFSMPPAIRFTTLGIRQVPVELIEAADAYGATRGQKLFKVQLPLSLPTVMAGINQTIMLALSMVVIAAMIGADGLGSEVWRAIQRLRPGDGFEAGIAVVILAMLLDRLTQSLRKTRNG is encoded by the coding sequence ATGGATATCCCACGCATCCCGCTAGGTGATTGGATTGAAAGCGGCCTGACTTGGTTGACCAGCGAATATTCAGGTGTGACACGCGGCATTTCTCGCTTCACCCAGACCGGCATTGATGTGCTTAACGACGGCTTGATGTGGTTGCCGGCTTGGGCACTGCTCGGCTTGATAGCGCTACTCTGCTGGAAGCTGGCGGGCATTAGGCTAGCGATAGGCGCCGCTGCTGGCCTGGCATTGATTTGGAACCTGGATCTTTGGGATCCGATGATTGAGACACTCACGCTGGTGGTATTTGCCACCATGGTGGCGGTAGTCATTGCGTTACCCGTAGGGATCGCGGCGGCCCTGTCTAATCGGCTCTACCGGGTCATTATGCCGATTTTGGACTTTATGCAGACCATGCCAGCATTCGTCTATTTGATTCCGGCTATTCCGTTTTTCGGTATTGGCTCGGTCTCGGCGATTTTTGCCACGGTGATCTTCTCGATGCCTCCGGCTATTCGCTTTACCACCTTGGGTATTCGTCAAGTACCGGTGGAGCTGATCGAAGCCGCCGATGCCTACGGCGCTACCCGCGGTCAAAAGCTATTTAAAGTGCAGCTACCGCTGTCACTGCCCACGGTAATGGCGGGTATCAACCAAACGATAATGCTCGCCCTCTCCATGGTCGTCATCGCTGCCATGATTGGTGCAGATGGCTTGGGCAGCGAAGTATGGCGCGCTATTCAACGCTTGCGCCCTGGCGATGGCTTTGAAGCGGGCATCGCGGTGGTCATTCTGGCTATGCTGCTCGACCGTCTGACGCAATCGCTTAGAAAAACCAGGAACGGCTAG
- a CDS encoding DMT family transporter, giving the protein MPSLFSKLRHKDLASAGLAIMPAVFVLLWSTGFIGAKFGLPFAEPFTFLFIRFVLTLLLLIPLVVVMRIPWPTSPRLWTHIAISGFLVHGAYLGGVFYGIYLGMPAGLAALLVGLQPLLTAAFAGPLLGEQLSWRQWIGLGLGLIGICLVLGSKLELGESLFDGFGISALLCVTAALMGISLGTLYQKRYCTSMPLLSGAVIQYLAAGALLGLGALVFETRQVEWSSTFVLTLGWLVLILSIAAILLLMALIKKGEASRVASLFYLVPPVTALQAWWLFDERLPLLGLVGMLVAITGVVMVIRKPAPKRVRR; this is encoded by the coding sequence ATGCCAAGCTTATTCAGCAAGTTACGTCACAAAGACCTGGCCTCGGCAGGGTTGGCCATCATGCCCGCAGTTTTTGTTCTGCTTTGGAGTACCGGCTTTATCGGCGCTAAGTTTGGCCTACCATTCGCAGAACCTTTCACATTTTTGTTTATCCGCTTTGTGCTCACGCTGCTGCTACTGATCCCGCTGGTCGTCGTGATGCGTATACCTTGGCCTACATCACCCAGGTTATGGACGCACATCGCCATATCAGGTTTTCTAGTCCATGGTGCCTATTTGGGTGGTGTTTTCTACGGAATTTACCTAGGCATGCCCGCTGGTCTAGCCGCATTACTGGTGGGCCTCCAGCCACTATTGACCGCCGCTTTCGCCGGGCCACTGCTAGGTGAACAGCTCTCTTGGCGCCAATGGATAGGGTTAGGGCTGGGCCTAATTGGCATCTGCCTAGTACTCGGCAGTAAGCTCGAGCTGGGTGAATCACTGTTTGACGGCTTCGGGATTAGCGCTCTGCTGTGTGTCACCGCCGCTTTAATGGGTATTTCGCTGGGCACGCTGTATCAAAAAAGATATTGCACCAGTATGCCGCTGCTTTCCGGGGCGGTTATTCAGTACTTAGCGGCGGGCGCTCTGCTCGGGTTGGGTGCCCTGGTTTTTGAGACCCGCCAAGTGGAGTGGAGCAGCACTTTTGTGCTGACCCTGGGTTGGCTGGTGTTGATTCTCTCAATTGCCGCTATTCTGTTACTCATGGCCTTGATTAAAAAGGGGGAAGCCTCGCGGGTCGCAAGTCTTTTTTATCTTGTGCCACCGGTCACGGCTCTTCAGGCATGGTGGCTCTTTGACGAACGTCTTCCCTTATTAGGACTTGTGGGGATGTTGGTCGCCATCACTGGGGTGGTGATGGTTATACGGAAACCCGCCCCTAAGAGGGTTAGACGATAA